The following proteins are encoded in a genomic region of Zea mays cultivar B73 chromosome 9, Zm-B73-REFERENCE-NAM-5.0, whole genome shotgun sequence:
- the LOC103639077 gene encoding uncharacterized protein isoform X2 encodes MVLSAEIRFGHQIPYPTTTLTPTRRRKKRKRKTRRSSRGWRAEEMDEATVSSPLMLPATKARGGVSVVEMVMGALRRSLMLCSSSASAGVREPEQEEEWVTPPGGMQIGGPTDVRHASHVTFDRFIGFLDLPADLEPDVPRPVPSARIRGKKAKVNFRDEAAAAGAQKPTATATTPTACASAARLGPPPPKFRADEVFGNMNGGNNDLFMIMFTFSDSSSKVVRVEPGEGAAGFLPAVEVLDDEPLLPGSKRSAANMMLLSDQSSDSYGSCDLGWDWDDDTMTSDYASVFAPAAPSNVVPAWYTQGGPVSKRTRSSYGYGVAMPGGFDPETNYQYQPLPYVVESSPSDGVSTHDMDCLQMMRAGDVPQDGASSGGGGGGDIWSLDELLMAAVAY; translated from the exons ATGGTGCTATCGGCCGAGATCCGCTTTGGCCACCAGATCCCCTATCCCACTACGACACTGACTCCTacgaggaggaggaagaagaggaagaggaagacGAGGAGGAGTTCGAGGGGGTGGAGGGCGGAGGAGATGGATGAGGCGACAGTTTCGTCTCCGCTGATGCTGCCGGCAACGAAGGCCAGGGGAGGAGTGTCCGTGGTCGAGATGGTGATGGGGGCGCTTCGGAGGTCGCTCATGCTGTGCAGCAGCAGCGCCAGCGCCGGCGTGCGCGAGCCGGAGCAGGAGGAGGAATGGGTGACTCCCCCGGGTGGTATGCAAATAGGGGGGCCAACAGATGTGCGGCACGCCTCACACGTCACCTTCGACCGCTTCATTGGCTTCCTCGACCTCCCCGCTGACCTCGAGCCCGACGTGCCTCGCCCCGTGCCGAGCGCAAG GATACGCGGGAAGAAAGCCAAGGTCAATTTCCGGGACGAAGCGGCGGCAGCAGGTGCTCAGAAGCCAACCGCAACCGCAACTACTCCAACTGCTTGTGCCAGCGCAGCGAGGCTAGGTCCTCCACCGCCGAAGTTCCGTGCTGACGAGGTTTTCGGGAACATGAATGGTGGCAACAACGATCTGTTCATGATTATGTTCACGTTCAGTGACAGTAGTAGTAAGGTCGTTCGTGTGGAGCCAGGTGAGGGCGCCGCCGGTTTCCTCCCCGCAGTGGAAGTGTTGGACGACGAGCCTCTGTTGCCCGGCAGTAAGAGGTCTGCGGCTAACATGATGCTGCTCTCCGACCAGAGCAGCGACTCGTATGGCTCTTGTGACTTGGGGTGGGACTGGGACGATGACACCATGACCTCAGACTACGCCTCAGTCTTTGCTCCTGCTGCTCCCAGTAACGTTGTGCCAGCATGGTACACGCAAGGTGGACCGGTGTCGAAGAGAACGAGGAGCAGCTACGGCTATGGTGTG GCCATGCCGGGCGGCTTTGACCCTGAGACGAACTACCAGTACCAGCCGTTGCCTTATGTCGTCGAGAGCAGCCCGTCGGACGGCGTGTCGACGCACGACATGGATTGCCTTCAAATGATGCGGGCTGGTGATGTTCCACAGGATGGGGCgagcagtggtggtggtggtggcggtgataTCTGGAGCCTTGACGAGCTGCTCATGGCCGCTGTCGCTTACTGA
- the LOC103639077 gene encoding uncharacterized protein isoform X1: MVLSAEIRFGHQIPYPTTTLTPTRRRKKRKRKTRRSSRGWRAEEMDEATVSSPLMLPATKARGGVSVVEMVMGALRRSLMLCSSSASAGVREPEQEEEWVTPPGGMQIGGPTDVRHASHVTFDRFIGFLDLPADLEPDVPRPVPSARIRGKKAKVNFRDEAAAAGAQKPTATATTPTACASAARLGPPPPKFRADEVFGNMNGGNNDLFMIMFTFSDSSSKVVRVEPGEGAAGFLPAVEVLDDEPLLPGSKRSAANMMLLSDQSSDSYGSCDLGWDWDDDTMTSDYASVFAPAAPSNVVPAWYTQGGPVSKRTRSSYGYGVAMLQQGDGAQAMPGGFDPETNYQYQPLPYVVESSPSDGVSTHDMDCLQMMRAGDVPQDGASSGGGGGGDIWSLDELLMAAVAY; this comes from the exons ATGGTGCTATCGGCCGAGATCCGCTTTGGCCACCAGATCCCCTATCCCACTACGACACTGACTCCTacgaggaggaggaagaagaggaagaggaagacGAGGAGGAGTTCGAGGGGGTGGAGGGCGGAGGAGATGGATGAGGCGACAGTTTCGTCTCCGCTGATGCTGCCGGCAACGAAGGCCAGGGGAGGAGTGTCCGTGGTCGAGATGGTGATGGGGGCGCTTCGGAGGTCGCTCATGCTGTGCAGCAGCAGCGCCAGCGCCGGCGTGCGCGAGCCGGAGCAGGAGGAGGAATGGGTGACTCCCCCGGGTGGTATGCAAATAGGGGGGCCAACAGATGTGCGGCACGCCTCACACGTCACCTTCGACCGCTTCATTGGCTTCCTCGACCTCCCCGCTGACCTCGAGCCCGACGTGCCTCGCCCCGTGCCGAGCGCAAG GATACGCGGGAAGAAAGCCAAGGTCAATTTCCGGGACGAAGCGGCGGCAGCAGGTGCTCAGAAGCCAACCGCAACCGCAACTACTCCAACTGCTTGTGCCAGCGCAGCGAGGCTAGGTCCTCCACCGCCGAAGTTCCGTGCTGACGAGGTTTTCGGGAACATGAATGGTGGCAACAACGATCTGTTCATGATTATGTTCACGTTCAGTGACAGTAGTAGTAAGGTCGTTCGTGTGGAGCCAGGTGAGGGCGCCGCCGGTTTCCTCCCCGCAGTGGAAGTGTTGGACGACGAGCCTCTGTTGCCCGGCAGTAAGAGGTCTGCGGCTAACATGATGCTGCTCTCCGACCAGAGCAGCGACTCGTATGGCTCTTGTGACTTGGGGTGGGACTGGGACGATGACACCATGACCTCAGACTACGCCTCAGTCTTTGCTCCTGCTGCTCCCAGTAACGTTGTGCCAGCATGGTACACGCAAGGTGGACCGGTGTCGAAGAGAACGAGGAGCAGCTACGGCTATGGTGTGGCCATGCTCCAGCAGGGAGATGGCGCGCAGGCCATGCCGGGCGGCTTTGACCCTGAGACGAACTACCAGTACCAGCCGTTGCCTTATGTCGTCGAGAGCAGCCCGTCGGACGGCGTGTCGACGCACGACATGGATTGCCTTCAAATGATGCGGGCTGGTGATGTTCCACAGGATGGGGCgagcagtggtggtggtggtggcggtgataTCTGGAGCCTTGACGAGCTGCTCATGGCCGCTGTCGCTTACTGA
- the aoc2 gene encoding allene-oxide cyclase2 isoform X1: protein MAAALRSPASAKVSSPAAASKVRQASRVAVGGFRQHPRSRVGPVAVRASLFSPKPAAAKDARPTKVQELYVYEMNERDRESPAYLRLSAKQTENALGDLVPFTNKPLFLPTHPCTQVYNGSLDKRLGITAGICVLIQHVPDRNGDRYEAIYSFYFGDYGHISVQGAYLTYEESYLAVTGGSGVFEGAYGQVKLHQIVFPFKIFYTFYLRGIPDLPRDLLCTPVPPSPTVEPTPAARAAEPHACVNNYTN, encoded by the exons ATGGCCGCCGCGCTCAGGTCCCCGGCCTCGGCCAAGGTCTCGAGCCCCGCCGCCGCCTCCAAGGTGCGCCAGGCGTCCAGAGTCGCGGTGGGCGGGTTCCGGCAGCATCCGCGGAGCCGTGTCGGCCCCGTGGCCGTGCGGGCGTCGCTGTTCTCGCCCAAGCCCGCGGCGGCCAAGGACGCGCGGCCGACCAAGGTGCAGGAGCTGTACGTGTACGAGATGAACGAGCGGGACCGCGAGAGCCCCGCGTACCTGCGCCTCAGCGCCAAGCAGACGGAGAACGCGCTGGGCGACCTGGTCCCCTTCACAAACAAG ccgctcttcctccccacccaccCATGCACCCAGGTTTACAACGGCAGCCTGGACAAGCGGCTGGGCATCACCGCCGGCATCTGCGTGCTCATCCAGCACGTCCCCGACCGCAACGGCGACCGGTACGAGGCCATCTACAGCTTCTACTTCGGCGACTACGGCCACATCTCGGTGCAGGGCGCGTACCTGACCTACGAGGAGTCGTACCTGGCCGTCACGGGCGGCTCCGGCGTCTTCGAGGGCGCCTACGGCCAGGTCAAGCTCCACCAGATCGTCTTCCCCTTCAAGATCTTCTACACCTTCTACCTCCGGGGCATCCCGGACCTGCCCAGGGACCTGCTCTGCACGCCCGTCCCGCCCTCCCCCACCGTCGAGCCCACGCCCGCCGCCAGGGCCGCCGAGCCGCACGCCTGCGTCAACAACTACACCAACTGA
- the aoc2 gene encoding allene-oxide cyclase2, translating into MAAALRSPASAKVSSPAAASKVRQASRVAVGGFRQHPRSRVGPVAVRASLFSPKPAAAKDARPTKVQELYVYEMNERDRESPAYLRLSAKQTENALGDLVPFTNKVYNGSLDKRLGITAGICVLIQHVPDRNGDRYEAIYSFYFGDYGHISVQGAYLTYEESYLAVTGGSGVFEGAYGQVKLHQIVFPFKIFYTFYLRGIPDLPRDLLCTPVPPSPTVEPTPAARAAEPHACVNNYTN; encoded by the exons ATGGCCGCCGCGCTCAGGTCCCCGGCCTCGGCCAAGGTCTCGAGCCCCGCCGCCGCCTCCAAGGTGCGCCAGGCGTCCAGAGTCGCGGTGGGCGGGTTCCGGCAGCATCCGCGGAGCCGTGTCGGCCCCGTGGCCGTGCGGGCGTCGCTGTTCTCGCCCAAGCCCGCGGCGGCCAAGGACGCGCGGCCGACCAAGGTGCAGGAGCTGTACGTGTACGAGATGAACGAGCGGGACCGCGAGAGCCCCGCGTACCTGCGCCTCAGCGCCAAGCAGACGGAGAACGCGCTGGGCGACCTGGTCCCCTTCACAAACAAG GTTTACAACGGCAGCCTGGACAAGCGGCTGGGCATCACCGCCGGCATCTGCGTGCTCATCCAGCACGTCCCCGACCGCAACGGCGACCGGTACGAGGCCATCTACAGCTTCTACTTCGGCGACTACGGCCACATCTCGGTGCAGGGCGCGTACCTGACCTACGAGGAGTCGTACCTGGCCGTCACGGGCGGCTCCGGCGTCTTCGAGGGCGCCTACGGCCAGGTCAAGCTCCACCAGATCGTCTTCCCCTTCAAGATCTTCTACACCTTCTACCTCCGGGGCATCCCGGACCTGCCCAGGGACCTGCTCTGCACGCCCGTCCCGCCCTCCCCCACCGTCGAGCCCACGCCCGCCGCCAGGGCCGCCGAGCCGCACGCCTGCGTCAACAACTACACCAACTGA